DNA from Leptospira bandrabouensis:
GAAGGATAGATGATACCTTCATGGATCAAACTACCTTCAGACCAGACTCTTTGCTTGGTGTAAAGGGAATCTTTGAAGCATTCAAAAGAGGGAACGTGGCACTTGCCAATGCTCCAGGAACTGGAGTCGCTGATGATAAAGTGATTTATTCTTACGTTCCTAAGATCATTAAATACTACTTAGGTGAAGATCCGATCATTCCTAATGTTCCCACTTATCTTTGTTCTGAGGAAGCTGACTTAAAATATGTTTTAGACAATATTCATAACTTGGTGGTAAAAGCAGCCAACGGTGCTGGTGGTTACGGAATGATCATTGGCCCCAAAGCAAGTAAACAAGAACAAGAAGACTTTAAAAAGCTGGTTAAAGCAGATCCTAGAAACTATATAGCCCAACCAGTTTTGAATCTTTCAACCGTTCCTACTCTCATTGCAGATAAAATTGAATCACGGCATGTTGACTTAAGACCGTTCATTTTGTACGGTAAAGACATTTATGTGATGCCTGGTGGATTAACTCGCGTCGCACTTCGCAAAGGATCACTTGTGGTCAACTCATCCCAGGGAGGCGGTTCAAAAGACACCTGGGTTTTGGGATAAGGTGTTTATATGTTAAGCCGAGTTGCTGAATCAGTATTTTGGATGAATCGATATATCGAGAGGGCAGAAAACTACTCGAGGTTTATTGATGTGAATCATCAGTTGTCTTTGGATTTGAATGAAGATGTTCCCAACCAGTGGTTACCACTTGTGCATACAACTGGTGACATTGAATTATTTGAGAAAAGATATTCTGCTCCGACCCCAGTCAATGTCATACGTTTTATGACTTTTGATGAGGAGAATCCAAATTCAATTTTTCAATGTTTGTCAAGAGCAAGAGAGAATGCTCGTACGATTCGAGAAAACATTTCTACTTCTATGTGGGAAGTTTTAAACGAATTTTATCTTTTTGTGAAAGATTATCGTAAAGTGTATTTGGAAAGTGCTGAACTACATGGAGATACACTTTCGATGGGACTTTCTGAATTCTTAAGTACAGTACGTAAAAGTTGTCAAAGTTTTTACGGATGTTCTGATGCTACGATTTCTCATGACGAAGTATGGAATTTTTCTTTGCTTGGTAGATTTTTAGAACGTGCTGATAAAACTACGAGAATTCTCGATATGAAGTATTTTATTCTACTACCATCCGTTCACGATGTAGGTTCTACCTTAGATTTACTGCAGTGGTTGTCTTTATTGAAATCAGCATCGGCTCACGAGATGTACAATCAAAAATACAAACGAGTGGATCCTAAAGATATAGCTGAGTTTCTAATTCTTAATGAGACATTTCCAAGATCTATTTTCTTTTGTTTGCAAGAAATGCAAGATGCGTTGGAGAAAATTTCAGGAATCAAGGAAGGTTTACCAAGAAACCTCGCACAAGATGCCACTACCGTATATTTGAATCGATTGCGATCAGAAAATATCAATTCCATTTTTGATAAAGGTCTACATGAATATTTGGATGATATTCAAATAGAGCTCAATCATATAGGTTCCAAAATTGTGGAACGTTTTTTTACAAACTAACTATGAGTATACGAGTAGCACTTTCCCATATTACGACTTATCAATATGATAAGTCAATTAGGCTCTCTCCGCATGTAATTCGATTAAGACCTGCACCACATACTAAGAATCATATTGTTTCTTATTCGTTGAATATT
Protein-coding regions in this window:
- a CDS encoding alpha-E domain-containing protein, producing MLSRVAESVFWMNRYIERAENYSRFIDVNHQLSLDLNEDVPNQWLPLVHTTGDIELFEKRYSAPTPVNVIRFMTFDEENPNSIFQCLSRARENARTIRENISTSMWEVLNEFYLFVKDYRKVYLESAELHGDTLSMGLSEFLSTVRKSCQSFYGCSDATISHDEVWNFSLLGRFLERADKTTRILDMKYFILLPSVHDVGSTLDLLQWLSLLKSASAHEMYNQKYKRVDPKDIAEFLILNETFPRSIFFCLQEMQDALEKISGIKEGLPRNLAQDATTVYLNRLRSENINSIFDKGLHEYLDDIQIELNHIGSKIVERFFTN